Proteins found in one Streptomyces sp. CB09001 genomic segment:
- a CDS encoding MFS transporter, which translates to MTGMDTEAPAPPTRRPVRQLLAASVGNAVEWYDWYAYTFLATYLADQVFPKGADNSLVPLLSTFAVFAVGFFMRPVGGLLMGAIADRRGRRSALTVTILLMGGSSLLVGLTPTYAAAGVLAPVVLVLARLLQGLSVGGEFAASTTFLVESAGPGRRGLFSSFQYVSTTAGQLLASGIATLLVDTLSEDRMNGWGWRLPFVFGAVLSLVGFWIRQGAQETRSSEQQRAPRPALFEALRRHPRESLLICGITAGGTIAYYTWTSYLPTYAELNAGVAKSDALLAGTISLAFFGLLQPLGGMLSDRFGRRPLLLFFGVGFALLSVPLLHSLRDSFAVLLLVQCAGMVLLTGFTSISAAVNAEVFPPRVRAAGIGFPYSLTVALFGGTAPYVGTLFKDLGHAGIFPWYVAVLCLLSSLVYLRLPETAHKELRR; encoded by the coding sequence ATGACAGGCATGGACACGGAAGCACCGGCACCCCCCACCCGACGGCCCGTACGCCAGCTCCTCGCCGCCTCGGTGGGCAACGCCGTGGAGTGGTACGACTGGTACGCCTACACCTTCCTGGCCACCTACCTCGCGGACCAGGTCTTCCCGAAGGGCGCGGACAACTCACTGGTGCCGCTGCTGTCGACGTTCGCCGTGTTCGCCGTGGGCTTCTTCATGCGGCCCGTCGGTGGACTGCTGATGGGCGCGATCGCGGACCGGCGGGGACGGCGCTCCGCGCTGACCGTCACCATCCTGCTGATGGGCGGCAGCAGTCTGCTGGTCGGGCTGACCCCGACGTACGCGGCGGCGGGTGTGCTGGCCCCGGTGGTCCTGGTCCTCGCGCGGCTGCTCCAGGGGCTGTCGGTGGGCGGCGAGTTCGCGGCCTCGACGACCTTCCTGGTGGAGTCGGCGGGGCCGGGCCGGCGCGGCCTGTTCTCCAGCTTCCAGTACGTCTCGACGACGGCCGGGCAGCTGCTCGCGTCCGGGATCGCCACGCTGCTGGTGGACACGCTGAGCGAGGACCGCATGAACGGCTGGGGATGGCGGCTCCCCTTCGTGTTCGGTGCCGTCCTCAGTCTGGTCGGCTTCTGGATCCGGCAGGGCGCGCAGGAGACCCGCAGCAGCGAGCAGCAACGGGCGCCGCGCCCGGCCCTGTTCGAGGCGCTGCGCCGCCATCCGCGCGAGTCCCTGCTGATCTGCGGCATCACGGCGGGCGGCACGATCGCCTACTACACCTGGACCTCGTACCTGCCGACGTACGCCGAACTCAACGCGGGCGTGGCCAAGTCGGACGCGCTGCTCGCGGGGACGATCTCGCTGGCCTTCTTCGGGCTGCTGCAGCCGCTGGGAGGCATGCTCTCCGACCGGTTCGGGCGCCGTCCCCTGCTGCTCTTCTTCGGCGTGGGCTTCGCGCTGCTGAGCGTGCCGCTGCTGCACTCCCTGCGCGACTCCTTCGCCGTGCTGCTGCTCGTGCAGTGCGCCGGGATGGTCCTGCTGACCGGCTTCACCTCCATCAGCGCCGCCGTCAACGCCGAGGTCTTCCCGCCCCGGGTGCGGGCGGCCGGCATCGGCTTCCCGTACTCGCTCACGGTGGCGCTGTTCGGCGGCACGGCACCGTACGTGGGCACGCTCTTCAAGGACCTGGGCCACGCCGGGATCTTTCCCTGGTACGTCGCCGTGCTGTGCCTGCTCTCCTCGCTGGTGTACCTGCGGCTGCCGGAGACGGCGCACAAGGAACTGCGGCGCTGA
- a CDS encoding DUF5682 family protein, producing the protein MTAREETVTEVVVPTADTRPYLIGIRHHSPALAVAVPRLLDAADAEVVCVELPADFQTWLPYLADPRTVAPVALSGAHEDGRLHLYPLADFSPELAAIRWARERGAEVVCCDLPLADPAWFRVPPAGTDIDTDTDVDTDTDTDTGTDTDTDTGTGTDVDELWDRTVEALAPGSAPEAVRRAALAFGRAVRRDGADRDGLPAGCLAREAHMRRVIAAQGQRRVAAVVGAFHVPGLSEEGDPGTVAETVPDAGPGSPVVTSLVPYAFALLDPGSGYPAGIRAPRWRQALLDAGGDPGRVRDAAARFLTEVCREIRASGDTAGTGEAVEALRLACDLGTLRGLPAPGRRELVEAVTSVLGRGQVPERELGAVLVGTGRGHLAPGTPRSGLGPWVEAELAALRLPGPADPGGRDLRLTPLRSALDARREILLQRLRECGVGYAEPVAVTAAGEGGALTTRWRAAWTPSVAARLDLVGVRGVTAAQAADGTLRENHRRAAEAGRVTPARVVALLGAAARCALTHLLHDGLTEAERVLPGAAGLPELLDALDLLESISRRHLPGTTERVRNRAARLAGLLLDAAVRVLPGLAGSDETRDAVAVVTLAVRSATDRLGLRLDGELYALSRTGSPLLQGAAQAARVLLDLDGSHVLGTRLAGWVDTATGPDGRRRLERRLTGVLVAAGFLIESASTALGPLFERVETMSDRGFLDRLYALRGGFRALTPQGRTRVLAAVSDRLGDLPDLRLPASAELVGRWAAADEEGFTLLRELGLADLVGAPAAQDSGATSAPAPPTERSAAEAPHGAGPPRLGPVDRWRLLLGRDTARLPAALRPYARALDELFEREGGEADGESGESGETKEGEDGGEPESGASGTSGGSAAGDDRTGGRARSCPSIRHWAEDLRTLFGAEIREEVLERAVADGRTDAIALLDPASVRPSVELLSAVLTLARGMPEQRVASLRPLVKRLVEELTKELATRLRPTLTGLTTPRPTRRPGGPLDLPRTLRANLAHTRRREDGQVEVVPERPVFRTRTARHNDWRLILVVDVSASMENSVVWSALTAAILGGAPMISTHFLTFSTQVADLTGLVADPLSLLLEVEVGGGTHIAAGLAHARSLVRAPDRTLVVVVSDFEEGAAVEGLLAETRTLVSSGVRLLGCAALDGEGTPRYSVPVTRQLVAAGMPVAALSPLSLARWVGGQVRGAAR; encoded by the coding sequence ATGACCGCACGCGAAGAGACCGTCACCGAGGTGGTGGTGCCTACGGCTGACACGCGGCCGTACCTGATCGGCATACGCCACCACAGCCCCGCACTGGCCGTCGCCGTCCCCCGGTTGCTGGACGCCGCGGACGCCGAGGTCGTCTGCGTGGAACTGCCGGCCGACTTCCAGACCTGGCTGCCGTACCTCGCCGATCCGCGGACCGTGGCGCCGGTGGCCCTGAGCGGTGCCCACGAGGACGGCCGGCTGCACCTCTACCCGCTCGCCGACTTCTCGCCGGAACTGGCGGCGATCCGCTGGGCGCGGGAACGGGGCGCGGAGGTGGTCTGCTGCGATCTGCCGCTGGCGGACCCGGCGTGGTTCCGCGTGCCGCCGGCCGGAACCGACATCGACACTGACACCGACGTCGACACCGACACCGACACCGACACCGGCACCGACACCGACACCGACACCGGCACCGGCACCGACGTCGACGAGCTGTGGGACCGCACCGTCGAGGCACTGGCGCCGGGCAGCGCTCCCGAGGCCGTGCGCCGCGCCGCCCTCGCCTTCGGGCGGGCGGTGCGCCGGGACGGCGCGGACCGAGACGGCCTCCCCGCCGGTTGCCTCGCCCGCGAAGCACACATGCGCCGGGTCATCGCCGCGCAGGGACAGCGCCGGGTCGCGGCGGTGGTCGGCGCCTTCCACGTGCCCGGACTGTCCGAGGAGGGCGACCCGGGGACGGTGGCGGAGACCGTGCCGGACGCGGGGCCGGGCTCCCCGGTCGTCACGTCCCTCGTGCCGTACGCCTTCGCCCTGCTGGACCCCGGCTCCGGGTACCCCGCCGGCATCCGCGCCCCGCGCTGGCGGCAGGCGCTGCTCGACGCCGGTGGCGACCCCGGCCGCGTCCGTGACGCCGCCGCCCGGTTCCTCACCGAAGTGTGCCGGGAGATCCGCGCGTCCGGCGACACGGCGGGCACCGGTGAGGCCGTCGAGGCCCTGCGGCTGGCCTGCGACCTCGGCACCCTGCGCGGCCTGCCCGCACCGGGCCGCCGGGAACTGGTGGAGGCGGTGACGTCCGTACTCGGCCGGGGCCAGGTCCCCGAACGGGAGTTGGGCGCCGTCCTGGTCGGCACGGGACGCGGCCACCTCGCGCCCGGCACTCCCCGCTCCGGCCTCGGACCCTGGGTGGAGGCCGAACTGGCCGCGCTGCGGCTGCCCGGCCCGGCCGACCCGGGCGGCCGGGACCTCCGGCTCACGCCGCTGCGCTCCGCGCTCGACGCCCGCCGCGAGATCCTGCTCCAGCGCCTTAGGGAATGCGGGGTGGGCTACGCGGAGCCCGTCGCCGTGACCGCGGCCGGGGAGGGCGGCGCGCTCACCACCCGGTGGCGGGCCGCGTGGACCCCGTCGGTCGCCGCCCGCCTCGACCTCGTCGGCGTCCGCGGGGTGACCGCCGCCCAGGCGGCCGACGGCACCCTCCGGGAGAACCACCGCAGGGCGGCCGAGGCCGGCCGGGTCACCCCGGCCCGGGTCGTCGCCCTCCTGGGGGCCGCGGCCCGGTGCGCGCTCACGCACCTGCTCCACGACGGCCTCACGGAGGCCGAGCGCGTCCTGCCGGGCGCCGCCGGCCTGCCCGAACTCCTCGATGCTCTGGACCTGTTGGAGTCCATAAGCCGACGGCACCTGCCCGGCACCACCGAACGCGTCCGGAACCGGGCGGCCCGGCTCGCCGGGCTCCTGCTGGACGCCGCCGTCCGCGTCCTGCCGGGTCTTGCGGGCAGCGACGAGACCCGGGACGCCGTCGCGGTCGTCACCCTTGCCGTCCGCAGCGCCACGGACCGGCTCGGCCTGCGGCTGGACGGCGAGTTGTACGCGCTGTCCCGCACCGGCTCCCCGCTCCTCCAGGGCGCCGCCCAGGCTGCCCGGGTACTGTTGGACCTCGATGGCTCGCACGTGCTGGGGACGAGGCTCGCCGGCTGGGTGGACACGGCGACCGGGCCGGACGGACGGCGCCGGCTGGAACGCCGGCTCACCGGGGTGCTCGTCGCGGCCGGATTCCTGATCGAGTCCGCGTCCACCGCCCTCGGCCCGCTGTTCGAGCGCGTGGAAACCATGAGTGACCGCGGCTTCCTCGACCGGCTGTACGCCTTGCGTGGCGGTTTCCGGGCGCTCACACCGCAGGGACGGACCCGTGTGCTCGCGGCCGTCTCCGACCGCCTGGGCGACCTGCCCGACCTGCGGCTCCCCGCGTCGGCCGAGCTGGTCGGGCGGTGGGCCGCGGCCGACGAGGAGGGCTTCACCCTGCTGCGGGAGCTGGGCCTGGCGGACCTGGTGGGTGCCCCGGCGGCACAGGACTCCGGGGCGACGTCGGCTCCCGCGCCGCCGACGGAGCGTTCCGCCGCCGAGGCCCCGCACGGAGCCGGACCCCCACGGCTCGGCCCCGTGGACCGCTGGCGGCTGCTGCTCGGCCGCGACACCGCGCGACTCCCCGCGGCCCTGCGGCCGTACGCCCGGGCACTCGACGAACTCTTCGAGAGGGAGGGCGGGGAAGCAGACGGGGAGAGTGGGGAGAGCGGGGAGACGAAAGAGGGCGAAGACGGCGGCGAGCCGGAATCCGGCGCGAGCGGCACCTCCGGAGGCAGCGCCGCCGGCGACGACCGGACCGGAGGCCGGGCGCGGAGCTGCCCCAGCATCCGGCACTGGGCCGAGGACCTCCGGACGCTGTTCGGCGCGGAGATCCGGGAGGAAGTCCTCGAACGTGCCGTCGCCGACGGCCGCACGGACGCCATCGCCCTGCTCGACCCGGCCTCCGTACGGCCCTCCGTGGAACTGCTGTCCGCCGTGCTGACGCTGGCCAGGGGGATGCCCGAGCAGCGGGTGGCGAGCCTGAGGCCCCTCGTGAAACGACTGGTCGAGGAACTCACCAAAGAACTCGCCACCCGCCTGCGCCCCACCCTGACGGGCCTGACCACCCCGCGCCCCACCCGCCGCCCCGGCGGCCCGCTCGACCTGCCCCGCACCCTGCGGGCCAACCTCGCGCACACCCGCCGCCGGGAGGACGGACAGGTCGAAGTCGTCCCCGAACGGCCGGTGTTCAGGACCCGTACCGCACGGCACAACGACTGGCGGCTGATCCTGGTGGTCGACGTCTCCGCCTCCATGGAGAACTCGGTGGTCTGGTCGGCGCTCACCGCCGCGATCCTGGGCGGAGCACCCATGATCTCCACCCACTTCCTCACCTTCAGCACCCAGGTCGCCGACCTCACCGGCCTGGTCGCCGACCCCCTCTCGCTGCTGCTCGAGGTGGAGGTCGGCGGCGGGACACACATCGCGGCCGGTCTCGCCCACGCCCGCTCCCTGGTGAGGGCGCCCGACCGGACCCTCGTGGTGGTCGTCAGCGACTTCGAGGAGGGCGCCGCCGTCGAGGGACTGCTGGCCGAGACCAGGACCCTGGTCTCCTCCGGCGTCCGGCTGCTGGGCTGCGCCGCGCTGGACGGCGAGGGGACTCCCCGCTACTCCGTCCCCGTCACCCGCCAACTCGTCGCCGCCGGAATGCCGGTGGCCGCCCTCAGCCCCCTCTCGCTCGCCCGCTGGGTCGGCGGCCAGGTCCGTGGAGCCGCCCGATGA